From Juglans regia cultivar Chandler chromosome 6, Walnut 2.0, whole genome shotgun sequence, the proteins below share one genomic window:
- the LOC108995536 gene encoding disease resistance-like protein DSC1 — MSFPPDKLVELTMCYSHIQQLWQGTKSLYKLEHLDLSDSRYLVETPDFTNAPNLKRLILQGCTKLRNLHSSVGALKCLIFLNLKGCTSLTSLPCNISWDSLEILILSGCTRLWKFPEMVENMNRLRQLDLDGIALVELPSSIGHLTGLTYFSLRSCKSLLSLPSAIYGLTSLKTLALSGCSQLEEMPEGLGNLEHLEELDISETAIRQFPSSITRLQNLKMLSFQGCSGLPPKLFLKRLVTWFWGNPDTGLVLPTSLSSTLCSLKNLDLSNCHLKDGAIPNDLSELSSLLALDLSGNDFTLLPESISQLSKLYVIFLRSCSRLRSLPELPSSIVYVDAQDCISLETCSNKIHTWVADDTGLAILKSTDMPRRLKNGQRDLLKERTTKAHSDLARVISGASRAIGIPTWFQNQSMGSSITIRLHPDLDDGRMWWGYTLYVSYEINDLESWESTRFTRLDYEELVFHFVTDEGPLKTLLKFDTLQKFPSTIDMPAGHWLYVPRIWFDKKSKEVDTWSYIEVSITIGNPFMKVEKCGAQLVYEQTLQEFIDAVSPHPH; from the exons ATGAGTTTCCCACCTGATAAACTCGTTGAACTCACTATGTGTTACAGCCACATTCAGCAACTGTGGCAGGGAACTAAG AGTTTATACAAGCTAGAGCATCTTGACCTTAGTGACTCTCGGTACTTGGTGGAGACCCCAGACTTCACTAATGCCCCAAATCTTAAGAGGCTGATTCTTCAAGGCTGTACAAAATTGCGTAATCTCCACTCATCAGTTGGAGCTCTAAAATGccttatttttctgaatttgaaaGGTTGCACCTCTCTTACTAGCCTTCCCTGTAACATTAGCTGGGATTCCCTAGAAATTTTGATTCTTTCTGGCTGTACGAGACTCTGGAAGTTTCCTGAAATGGTGGAAAACATGAATCGTTTGAGGCAACTTGATTTGGATGGGATTGCATTAGTAGAACTTCCATCATCAATTGGGCACTTAACTGGCCTCACTTATTTTAGTTTGAGAAGCTGCAAAAGCCTCTTGAGTCTTCCGAGTGCTATTTATGGTTTGACATCTCTTAAAACTCTTGCTCTCTCTGGTTGTTCACAACTTGAGGAAATGCCAGAGGGACTAGGGAATTTGGAACATCTGGAGGAGCTCGATATAAGTGAAACCGCTATAAGGCAATTTCCATCCTCCATTACACGTCTACAAAATCTTAAAATGTTGTCCTTCCAAGGATGTTCAGGTTTGCCACCTAAGTTGTTTCTCAAACGATTAGTAACTTGGTTTTGGGGGAACCCCGACACTGGTTTGGTATTGCCTACTTCGTTGTCAAGTACTCTATGCAGCTTGAAGAACTTAGATTTGAGTAATTGCCATTTAAAAGATGGAGCAATTCCCAATGACCTAAGTGAATTGTCATCACTGCTAGCTCTAGATCTAAGTGGAAACGATTTCACGCTCTTACCTGAAAGCATCTCTCAACTTTCGAAGctttatgttattttcttgAGAAGCTGTAGTCGGCTTCGATCATTGCCAGAACTTCCGTCAAGTATAGTATACGTTGATGCTCAAGATTGTATCTCATTGGAAAcatgttctaataaaattcataCATGGGTAGCAGATGACACTGGATTAGCTATTCTAAAAAGTACCGATATGCCACGTCGATTGAAAAATGGACAACGTGACCTATTGAAAGAAAGAACCACTAAA GCACACAGTGATCTTGCCAGAGTCATCTCGGGTGCTTCAAGAGCAATAGGAATTCCAACGTGGTTCCAAAATCAGAGTATGGGTTCCTCGATTACAATCCGGTTGCATCCTGATTTAGATGATGGTAGAATGTGGTGGGGATATACTCTTTATGTTTCCTATGAAATCAATGACCTTGAAAGTTGGGAGTCAACACGTTTTACGAGATTGGATTATGAGGAGCTTGTGTTTCATTTTGTTACCGATGAAGGTCCGCTCAAAACCCTCCTAAAGTTCGATACACTCCAGAAATTCCCCAGTACTATTGATATGCCAGCAGGACATTGGTTATATGTACCACGCATCTGGTTTGATAAAAAGTCAAAGGAGGTGGATACATGGAGTTACATTGAGGTTTCAATTACGATTGGCAATCCATTCATGAAGGTGGAAAAGTGCGGGGCTCAACTAGTCTACGAGCAAACTCTCCAAGAGTTTATCGATGCAGTTTCACCACATCCTCATTGA
- the LOC108995537 gene encoding TMV resistance protein N-like, whose amino-acid sequence MGGIGKTTLARAVYDKISSQFLQSVSSFIADVRERSGGNGGLVDLQKQLLYDLFKHKSSDIKDVDRGKNKIRHGLRHRRVLVVVDDVDQTQQLEALAIERDWFGGGSVIIITTRDKHLLIERGLAEDEIYRAKEFDDDEALQLFSWKAFKKDLPLDGFVELSKLLEKCFEKSKTKPQERNR is encoded by the exons ATGGGTGGTATTGGGAAGACCACTCTTGCACGTGCTGTTTATGACAAAATTTCTAGTCAATTTCTTCAATCAGTTAGTAGCTTTATTGCCGATGTTAGAGAAAGAAGTGGAGGAAATGGTGGTCTAGTtgatttacaaaaacaacttctATACGATCTCTTCAAGCATAAGAGCAGTGACATAAAGGATGTCGAcagaggaaaaaacaaaattagacaTGGACTACGTCATAGAAGGGTTCTTGTTGTTGTGGATGATGTGGATCAAACCCAACAATTAGAAGCATTAGCAATTGAGCGCGATTGGTTTGGTGGAGGGAGTGTAATCATTATAACAACAAGAGATAAGCATCTGTTGATAGAACGTGGATTGGCTGAAGATGAAATTTATAGGGCTAAAGAATTCGATGATGATGAAGCTCTCCAACTCTTTAGTTGGAAAGCCTTCAAGAAAGACCTCCCTCTAGATGGTTTTGTGGAGCTTTCCAA ACTTTTGGAAAAGTGCTTTGAAAAGTCTAAGACAAAACCCCAAGAAAGAAATCGTTGA